In one Umezawaea sp. Da 62-37 genomic region, the following are encoded:
- a CDS encoding TIGR02680 family protein, translating to MTGGLPEPGLHRWQPMRVGIVNLWEYDQAEFWFADGRLVLRGGNGAGKTKVLELTTLMLLRGEIGASVLDPFGSQHRTMRFNLLPTGEDDDPRPLSEAGLGYAWAEFGRLDDDGTARFFVCGLGVSARRGSGTSAVTTWHLITHLRPGRDLKLSTADRPLDQKELKKVPGVTVPDSAVRYRARLASELFGLGSDAYDNLTELLKQLRKPKLGERLNPASLAETLRAALPPLASAEITQLADGWDNLEKLRTAVEQTRSAAVRLAGFVRTGWTPWARTAVRHRADALTAATTELDRTTKDRRAAETALTTARGEAGELDKEISRARIHRVDLSTELRELLDSQAFQDALSAASRVEGLREQLGALTEQLVGVEERHSEAAEDVAKVAESEVSTASAAEQAESDVVRAAERVQVAGRPAGLHQSATRHLPARDVPALRADLSVRRERFTRLQRQRAEFDRVESKAARSADLLADRESDLNEAAEQRELARDGVETAVDTLRRQLREWNTSVVLAKADERTVEYWCDLVAELTAADPSGAPAEQRGISPAAAVARHVEGVRDTLRSRRAELLHEHGALVVEHEQVTAELAGVLDWTERPPTPPDSWRRRDRPEPDSGLGAPFWRCVQPVDELSTNEVDLLEATLAAAGVLDAWLSADGELIAVKSGQQADTVVRAGETRVDANLTQVLEPTPAGGVTQTAIHAVLTSIGWHDSRPGGSAAETWLAADGTWQCTALYGRAEVARPASFLGATARESARQREIGRLRTRLAALGESTSAIEAKLGELDNDLRRLAEESGRRPGERVVTDAVTTLRERERQAADSERKAASARNTHRANESARDTAWADFSTYAGEYAFPLDDLALHDVALRDYHQAVDEMARRKELLDLRTATLTRVRNDLAGAQRRLAGVDAELLDLRGRKRKAEVRLRTAEEALTSDVHAQLDRRAELDRLVAQVDRELDELGTRRAGALVTVTRAEETLDRHEERRQNAERKRDAALSVWWEVYDAGLAQPLGLEEPERRSVESARESTRAARRELPDPGDEDRAWRLCYSKLEALRQDLLPDRDARVLEPEQDCAIQRVVVLADSSAGWQAPPTAADLLADQVRAQENAFDSEQQRVLTTLLGSTFIEHLKDRLDYTARTFTDINKQLAGHPTRHGNAVQLKWEPDPTDPDTGTVVDALTQGYQQLSSARQVTVRSFLARKIDTARADAAAGGSADWREQLSTALDYRGWLKISLQYRPGSTSRWAPFDAAKHGAKSGGEKVVLLSQPLFAAAVVAYNAAGRHAPRCVWLDEAMTGVDDEIKASFMGLTVSFDLDVMLTAHDEWCKYPTVPAVAVYDLARHKGLPGVDAVPYLWCGGEWTAVALPLSDVRADEALLAADGLFAEADAE from the coding sequence ATGACAGGTGGTCTCCCGGAGCCGGGTCTCCACCGCTGGCAGCCCATGCGCGTGGGCATCGTCAACCTGTGGGAGTACGACCAGGCGGAGTTCTGGTTCGCCGACGGCCGTCTGGTGCTGCGCGGCGGCAACGGGGCGGGCAAGACGAAGGTGCTCGAACTGACGACCTTGATGCTGCTGCGAGGGGAGATCGGTGCGTCCGTGCTCGATCCGTTCGGATCCCAGCACCGCACGATGCGCTTCAACCTGTTGCCCACGGGTGAGGATGATGACCCCCGCCCGCTTTCGGAAGCCGGTCTGGGTTACGCCTGGGCCGAGTTCGGCAGGCTCGACGACGACGGCACGGCGCGGTTCTTCGTCTGCGGTCTCGGTGTGAGCGCCCGTCGCGGCAGCGGCACTTCCGCGGTGACCACGTGGCACCTGATCACCCACTTGCGTCCGGGACGCGATCTGAAGTTGTCCACGGCCGACCGGCCGCTCGACCAGAAAGAGCTCAAGAAGGTCCCTGGCGTCACGGTGCCCGACAGCGCCGTGCGATACCGCGCCAGGCTGGCCTCCGAACTATTCGGACTGGGCTCCGACGCTTACGACAACCTGACCGAGCTGCTCAAACAACTGCGCAAGCCCAAGCTGGGAGAACGTCTCAACCCCGCCAGCCTGGCCGAGACCCTGCGTGCGGCCCTGCCACCGCTCGCGAGCGCGGAGATCACTCAGCTCGCCGACGGGTGGGACAACCTGGAGAAGCTGCGAACGGCCGTGGAGCAAACCCGCAGCGCGGCCGTGCGGCTGGCGGGGTTCGTGCGCACCGGTTGGACCCCCTGGGCGCGCACGGCAGTGCGCCACCGCGCCGATGCGCTGACCGCGGCAACCACTGAGCTGGACCGCACCACCAAAGACCGCCGAGCTGCGGAAACCGCGTTGACCACCGCCCGCGGTGAAGCCGGCGAGCTGGATAAGGAAATCAGCCGGGCGCGGATACACCGGGTCGACCTCAGCACGGAGCTGCGCGAGTTGCTGGACAGCCAGGCATTCCAGGATGCCTTGAGCGCGGCGAGCCGCGTCGAAGGGCTTCGCGAACAGCTCGGCGCCCTGACCGAGCAACTCGTGGGAGTCGAAGAACGCCACTCAGAGGCGGCTGAGGACGTGGCGAAAGTCGCCGAGTCGGAGGTAAGCACCGCCTCCGCCGCTGAGCAGGCCGAATCGGATGTGGTTCGGGCGGCCGAACGTGTCCAGGTCGCCGGACGCCCCGCCGGGCTGCACCAGTCGGCTACTCGGCACCTGCCCGCTCGTGACGTGCCCGCGTTGCGCGCCGACCTCTCGGTCCGCCGGGAGCGCTTCACCCGCTTGCAGCGGCAGCGTGCGGAGTTCGACCGGGTCGAGTCGAAAGCGGCACGTTCGGCCGACCTGCTGGCCGACCGGGAGTCAGACCTGAACGAGGCCGCCGAACAGCGGGAACTGGCGCGGGATGGCGTCGAGACCGCAGTGGACACCTTGCGCAGGCAGCTCAGGGAGTGGAACACGAGCGTCGTCCTCGCCAAGGCCGACGAGCGAACCGTCGAGTACTGGTGTGACCTGGTGGCCGAGCTGACCGCCGCGGACCCGTCGGGCGCTCCGGCCGAACAGCGCGGTATTTCCCCCGCGGCGGCGGTCGCCCGGCATGTCGAGGGGGTTCGCGACACGCTGAGATCGCGGCGCGCGGAACTGCTCCACGAGCACGGTGCGCTCGTGGTGGAACACGAGCAGGTCACAGCGGAACTGGCTGGGGTGCTCGACTGGACGGAGCGCCCGCCAACCCCTCCCGACTCATGGCGCCGTCGCGATCGGCCGGAGCCCGACAGCGGGCTGGGTGCGCCGTTCTGGCGGTGTGTGCAGCCCGTCGACGAGTTGTCGACGAACGAGGTCGACCTGCTGGAGGCGACTTTGGCCGCCGCGGGCGTGCTCGACGCCTGGCTGAGCGCCGACGGCGAGCTGATCGCCGTGAAAAGCGGGCAACAAGCGGACACGGTGGTGCGCGCGGGGGAAACTCGAGTTGACGCGAACCTGACGCAAGTCTTGGAACCCACCCCGGCCGGCGGTGTCACGCAGACCGCCATCCATGCCGTGCTCACCTCGATCGGCTGGCACGACTCCCGCCCCGGCGGTAGTGCGGCTGAAACCTGGTTGGCGGCGGACGGCACGTGGCAGTGCACCGCCCTGTACGGACGCGCCGAGGTCGCCCGACCCGCCTCCTTCTTGGGGGCCACCGCCCGCGAGTCCGCAAGGCAGCGGGAGATCGGCCGGCTGCGAACCCGACTTGCAGCGCTAGGGGAATCGACCAGCGCGATCGAAGCCAAGCTCGGGGAACTCGACAACGACCTGCGCCGCCTCGCCGAGGAGTCGGGGAGGCGGCCAGGAGAGCGCGTGGTCACCGACGCCGTGACCACCTTGCGGGAGAGGGAACGACAGGCAGCCGACAGCGAACGCAAGGCGGCCTCGGCCAGGAACACCCACCGCGCGAACGAATCCGCCAGGGACACCGCCTGGGCTGACTTCTCCACGTATGCGGGCGAGTACGCCTTCCCGCTGGACGATCTGGCACTCCACGACGTGGCTTTGCGCGACTACCACCAGGCCGTGGACGAAATGGCCCGCCGAAAAGAACTGCTCGACCTGCGCACAGCGACCCTCACCCGCGTGCGAAACGACCTGGCCGGCGCTCAGCGCAGGCTCGCCGGCGTCGATGCCGAACTGCTCGACCTGCGTGGGCGGAAGCGGAAGGCGGAGGTCCGCCTGCGCACCGCGGAAGAGGCACTCACCAGCGATGTCCACGCGCAGTTGGACCGCCGCGCCGAGCTCGATCGTCTAGTGGCGCAGGTCGACCGCGAACTTGACGAACTCGGGACAAGGCGTGCGGGCGCGCTGGTCACGGTCACTCGGGCCGAAGAAACCCTCGACCGGCACGAGGAACGCCGGCAAAACGCGGAACGCAAGCGGGATGCCGCGCTCTCGGTGTGGTGGGAGGTGTACGACGCCGGCCTCGCGCAGCCCCTCGGGCTGGAGGAACCGGAACGCCGAAGTGTGGAGTCCGCGCGCGAGTCGACCCGCGCCGCACGCCGGGAATTGCCGGACCCAGGGGACGAGGACCGCGCCTGGCGGCTCTGCTACAGCAAGCTCGAAGCACTGCGACAGGACTTGCTGCCCGATCGCGATGCCCGCGTGCTGGAGCCAGAGCAGGACTGTGCGATCCAGCGCGTCGTCGTCCTGGCCGACAGCTCCGCCGGCTGGCAGGCGCCCCCGACCGCTGCGGACCTGCTCGCCGACCAGGTACGCGCGCAGGAGAACGCGTTCGACTCCGAACAGCAACGAGTGTTGACCACCCTGCTCGGCTCGACGTTCATCGAGCACCTCAAGGACCGGCTGGACTACACCGCCCGGACCTTCACCGACATCAACAAGCAGTTGGCCGGTCACCCGACCCGGCATGGCAACGCTGTGCAGCTGAAGTGGGAACCCGACCCCACCGACCCGGACACGGGCACCGTGGTGGATGCGCTGACCCAGGGCTACCAGCAACTCTCCTCCGCACGCCAGGTGACCGTGCGCTCCTTCCTCGCGCGCAAGATCGACACCGCCAGGGCGGACGCAGCGGCAGGGGGCTCCGCCGACTGGCGGGAGCAACTTTCCACCGCGCTGGACTACCGCGGCTGGCTGAAGATATCGCTGCAATACCGTCCCGGTTCGACCAGCCGCTGGGCACCGTTCGACGCCGCCAAGCACGGCGCCAAATCCGGTGGCGAGAAGGTCGTGCTGCTGTCCCAGCCTCTGTTCGCCGCCGCGGTGGTCGCCTACAACGCGGCTGGCAGGCATGCCCCGCGTTGCGTGTGGCTAGACGAGGCGATGACCGGCGTGGACGACGAGATCAAAGCGTCGTTCATGGGCCTGACGGTGAGCTTCGACCTGGACGTGATGCTGACCGCCCACGACGAGTGGTGCAAGTACCCGACCGTACCGGCGGTGGCCGTATACGACCTGGCCAGGCACAAAGGGCTGCCCGGAGTCGACGCCGTTCCGTATCTGTGGTGCGGCGGCGAGTGGACCGCGGTCGCACTGCCGTTATCCGACGTGCGCGCGGACGAGGCGCTGCTGGCGGCGGATGGCCTGTTCGCCGAGGCGGACGCTGAGTGA
- a CDS encoding DUF2398 family protein encodes MNREAADRQRAFTALLRSPVLDRRTHPETWPLVRVHRATLGEWFAQRLGYRLVVTDSAARLFRLPVDGAVVAPRRFRPPTRRVLVLAILAAAAAEDAEDITTTQDLSDRVRVLSTHEDVELAHYDPDRFAERTLFVKAVQLLVSVGALRPTGHDAEDQREGWAHRRDAIGGAYEVRRELLLRLVDPASLRAALTGGHDGGPPHEAAARIGLMRKLVELPVVLHEDLTDAERLYLTGQRHRVLTWCVEMTGWVVEQRAEGMALIAADEADTDLPFPKLRAADFAALMVLDELVRTYGAGSVISADELGSAANEVRERHSKAMTNDLRVGNAVESTARDLLGALDLLRPTGAPDKWRLTAAAARYRDPRVVAVNARLDEEGEG; translated from the coding sequence GTGAACCGCGAGGCTGCTGACCGGCAACGGGCGTTCACCGCCCTACTTCGCTCGCCGGTGCTCGACCGGCGCACCCACCCCGAGACATGGCCGCTGGTGCGGGTACATCGGGCGACTTTGGGCGAGTGGTTCGCCCAACGGCTCGGCTACCGATTGGTGGTGACCGACTCCGCAGCCCGGTTGTTCCGGCTTCCTGTTGACGGTGCCGTCGTCGCGCCCCGACGGTTCAGGCCGCCGACCCGGCGGGTGCTCGTGCTGGCCATCCTGGCCGCGGCGGCGGCCGAGGACGCCGAGGACATCACCACCACCCAGGACCTGTCCGACCGGGTCCGCGTGCTCTCCACGCACGAGGACGTTGAGCTCGCACACTACGACCCCGACCGGTTCGCCGAGCGCACGCTGTTCGTCAAAGCCGTCCAACTGCTGGTTTCCGTGGGAGCGCTGCGGCCGACCGGTCATGACGCCGAGGACCAGCGCGAAGGATGGGCGCACCGCCGTGACGCGATCGGCGGCGCCTACGAAGTCCGCCGCGAGCTGCTGCTGCGCCTGGTCGACCCTGCCTCGTTACGCGCCGCTCTCACCGGAGGACACGATGGAGGACCGCCCCACGAGGCAGCGGCGCGGATCGGCTTGATGCGCAAGCTGGTCGAACTGCCTGTGGTCCTGCACGAGGACCTCACCGACGCCGAGCGGCTCTACCTGACCGGCCAGCGTCACCGGGTCCTGACCTGGTGCGTGGAGATGACCGGCTGGGTGGTCGAGCAACGCGCGGAAGGGATGGCGCTCATCGCCGCCGATGAGGCGGACACGGACCTGCCGTTCCCGAAGCTGCGCGCCGCCGACTTCGCAGCCTTGATGGTGCTCGACGAGCTGGTGCGGACCTACGGTGCGGGTTCGGTCATCTCAGCCGATGAGCTGGGTTCAGCAGCCAACGAGGTCCGGGAACGGCACTCCAAGGCGATGACCAATGACTTGCGCGTGGGCAACGCCGTGGAATCCACGGCTCGGGATCTGCTGGGGGCGCTGGACCTGTTGCGTCCGACCGGAGCACCGGACAAATGGCGGTTGACCGCTGCGGCGGCCCGCTACCGTGACCCGCGAGTGGTGGCCGTGAACGCGAGGCTTGACGAGGAGGGTGAAGGTTGA
- a CDS encoding DUF2397 domain-containing protein — protein MIDHDEMPETEALADPWSALLPGQELVPAYLTSRFAAQYRVIVDVLLAEQDTSLTGLSYDEVAAGVRARLAGQVLADAVDRLLAPEVLHLDARLERLVQWRVLTRWQEPARSGEDFLRRRDRYQLTPRAAGLHVFWSSVDDTEEAAGDLTLAPRAIHERLVAFAESIRQAVYTDAATEFQQVGAMHLAMATAARGWQRTLAHALSGGPDQAKQDLLWQTLRSYIGMWGEQVDVHTPRIAELVVELDPLLTPDVWRACVRAALDTADDEVVASQARRWEHTWEALGSWFGGADSQARKLRRQLRDLVAPWARNMNLLLDTGGAVTRRVELLALAVAIERAPDDEGAWRIWDTAVGAFSARHLLLAPDSADDSDLSWINAPSAPVTARFREQGARAAVGRRAQIPDYSTGKSAARRARLAAQAARSGAEAALRQRSGTHLADWGEITDAELNLLLEFIGVVRRTQSESAVTGDGRWRVTLRRPPQAHDTTSLRADSGSMTTLNWYFGMEPA, from the coding sequence GTGATCGATCACGACGAGATGCCGGAGACGGAGGCACTTGCTGATCCGTGGTCGGCTCTGCTTCCGGGGCAGGAGCTCGTCCCGGCCTACCTGACCTCGCGGTTCGCGGCACAGTACCGGGTGATCGTCGACGTCCTGCTGGCCGAGCAGGACACAAGCCTGACCGGGTTGTCCTATGACGAGGTGGCCGCCGGGGTTCGGGCTCGCCTCGCCGGACAGGTGCTGGCAGACGCAGTCGACCGCCTGCTCGCTCCCGAGGTCCTGCACCTCGACGCGCGGTTGGAGCGATTGGTGCAGTGGCGGGTTTTGACCCGTTGGCAGGAACCAGCCCGCTCGGGAGAGGACTTCCTGCGCCGACGTGACCGGTACCAGCTCACCCCGAGAGCAGCCGGTCTGCACGTCTTCTGGTCGTCGGTCGACGACACCGAGGAGGCTGCGGGAGATCTCACGTTGGCGCCACGTGCCATCCACGAACGGCTGGTCGCCTTCGCGGAGTCGATTCGCCAGGCGGTGTACACCGACGCGGCGACGGAGTTCCAGCAGGTCGGAGCCATGCACCTGGCGATGGCCACGGCGGCTCGCGGGTGGCAGCGCACGTTGGCACACGCGTTGTCGGGTGGCCCGGACCAAGCCAAGCAGGACTTGTTGTGGCAGACGTTGCGTTCTTACATCGGCATGTGGGGGGAGCAGGTCGATGTCCACACACCGCGGATCGCGGAGCTGGTGGTCGAGCTCGACCCGTTGTTGACCCCTGACGTGTGGCGGGCCTGCGTTCGCGCTGCGTTGGACACTGCGGACGACGAGGTGGTGGCCTCCCAGGCACGCCGCTGGGAGCACACCTGGGAGGCCCTTGGTTCCTGGTTCGGTGGTGCGGACAGCCAGGCCCGGAAGCTGCGGCGCCAGCTGCGTGACCTGGTCGCTCCATGGGCGCGCAACATGAACCTCCTGTTGGACACCGGTGGCGCGGTCACCCGCCGAGTTGAACTCCTGGCCTTGGCCGTCGCGATCGAACGCGCTCCCGACGACGAGGGCGCCTGGCGGATCTGGGACACCGCAGTCGGAGCGTTCTCCGCACGCCACCTGCTACTGGCGCCTGACTCCGCCGACGACAGCGACTTGAGCTGGATCAACGCGCCGTCCGCGCCGGTCACAGCCCGCTTCCGCGAACAAGGTGCTCGCGCCGCGGTCGGCAGGCGGGCCCAGATCCCGGACTACTCGACCGGCAAGAGTGCCGCCCGACGGGCCAGGCTCGCCGCGCAAGCCGCCCGCAGCGGCGCGGAGGCGGCGCTGCGTCAGCGTTCCGGAACGCACCTGGCCGACTGGGGCGAGATCACCGACGCCGAACTGAACCTGCTGTTGGAGTTCATCGGCGTCGTGCGGCGGACGCAATCGGAGAGTGCGGTGACCGGAGACGGTCGGTGGCGGGTCACACTGCGCCGACCACCGCAGGCGCACGACACCACGAGCCTGCGCGCCGATAGTGGCAGCATGACGACTTTGAACTGGTACTTCGGAATGGAGCCCGCGTGA
- a CDS encoding WhiB family transcriptional regulator, translating to MLLVLRVSKWQVHAACRNADREVEWIDAEPGSRAAADCKETCSLCPVRLTCAVTALANDERYGVWGGMDQVDREALKHADAQIEA from the coding sequence ATGCTCCTGGTGCTGCGTGTATCGAAGTGGCAGGTGCACGCAGCATGCCGAAACGCAGACCGGGAAGTCGAGTGGATCGATGCCGAGCCAGGAAGCAGGGCAGCGGCGGACTGCAAAGAGACCTGTTCCCTATGCCCGGTCCGCCTCACCTGCGCCGTCACGGCACTCGCCAATGACGAGAGGTACGGCGTGTGGGGCGGCATGGACCAAGTCGACCGCGAAGCACTGAAACACGCTGATGCCCAGATCGAGGCATGA